The sequence TGAAATCCGTGAACTTAAAAAACAAATCCAACGCATTGAATTAGAAAAGGATATATTAAAAAAGGCTACGGTGATATCAAGTGGTCAGTGCAACATGGTTTTTAATCATATCATTAGGAGTTAAATAGTTTAATATTCTTCTTGGTCGATTATTTAGTTTATTAGCGATTTTATCTAAATAACGTTGGTCAAAGCCATGTAGGCTTGTCTTTTTGGGAAAGTACTGCCTTAATAGGCGATTTGTATTTTCATTTGTTCCCCTTTGCCACGGACTACTCGGGTCACAAAAGTAAACATCTGTATTCGTATTTTTAGTAAATCTTTTATGGTCTGCTAATTCCATTCCCCGATCCCACGTTAGTGTGTTTTTAAGTGCCTTTGGTAAACCATTAAATTTCAGAATAAGTGCATTTACTACATTTTTAGTATCCTTACCATTAACTTGTACCAAAGCTGTATACCGTGTTTTTCGATCAACCAATGTTGCTATATGTGAGTTGCTACTTCCTGATATTAAATCGCCCTCCCAGTGACCTAGAGTTTCTCGTGTTTCAATTTCATGAGGCCTTTCATGAATTGTTTTAGCATCAATAATACCTTTATAAATTCCCTTATTTGTTGAGCGTTTACCATGCCTCAACTTACGTTTTGAGCGAAGATAGCTAAGGACTGCTTTTTCGAAAATATAGCGTGATGGGATAAATAACGTTTTATAAATAGTCTCATGTGAGATATGCATTTCAGATGATGCTGGGTGTTTTATTTTTAACCAGCCAGAAATTTGCTCTGGTGACCAGTCATCTAGTAGCTTAGATTCAACCAAATCGCTAAGTGGATTACCTTTTTGCAATTTACATTGCTTTGGCCTTAATGCTCGCTCTAGCGCATTTTTATCAGCCGTAACTGCACGGTATTTGGCAATACCACCATTGCGTTTGATTTCACGGCTTACTGTTGACGCTGCCTTTTCTACATTACGAGCTATTGCCCTGATAGATAAGCCTGAAGCTAAACCTCTTGATATATCTTCTCGCTCTTCTAAAGAAAGAAACGATAATCGACGTTTTCGTTGCACTGGCGATATTCCACCTTTTAATTTAAGTACACCGAATATAGAACCAGCATGCCTATCAAGCGTCAAGCCTATTTCGCTAAGCGTTTTACCTTCACGCCATAAGAACCATGCTTTCAGCTTTTCAATATCACTTAAACCACGTTTTGATAAGTCAGTCATAACAACCTAATTAATAATCAATTATAAGGTGTTGCATTGACCTATTGAATTCACCACGCTCTCTTGATGTCCGACTCCCTGAACAATTCTCATTAATTGAGAAATTGAATCAACGAGAGCGTTATCCAATTAGTGTGCTATGCAGCGTATTCAATGTGCATCGCAGCAGCTATAAATACTGGGCCATACGCGATACAACGCCGACACCTGAGCAAGTAAGGTTAGAGGCTGAAGTAAAAGCAATACATGCGATGAGTGGTGGTTCAGCAGGTGCACGGACAATCGCAGCGATAGCAACGAACAATGATTTTGAATTGAGCCGTTATCGTGCAGCTAAGCTAATGGTTAAATTAAAGCTTGAAAGCTGCCAAGTACCTCAACATTCATATAAACGCGGTGGTAATGAACACCTTGAAATCCCAAATCTGCTTGATAGACAGTTTGATGTTGTTGAACCAGATACCGTGTGGTGCGGTGATGTGACGTATATTTGGACAGGCAATCGCTGGGCTTATTTAGCCGTCGTTATTGATTTATTTGCACGCAAAGTGGTTGGCTGGGCAATGTCGTTGTCGCCAGATACTAATTTAACGCTAAAAGCGCTTGAACTCGCATATGAAAGCAGAGGGAAACCGACAGGACTCATGTTCCATTCAGACCAAGGTAGCCATTATACAAGTTTAAAATATCGCCAACGTTTATGGCGCTATAAAATGACACAAAGTATGAGTAGACGTGGAAATTGTTGGGATAATGCGCCAATGGAGCGATTTTTTAGAAGCTTTAAGACGGAATGGATGCCAAAGATTGGATATGGAAACTTTATAGACGCTAAATATAGCGTAAGTGATTACATAAATGGATATTACAACAATGTTAGGCCGCATCATTATAATGCTGGTTTAGCGCCAAATGAATCTGAGGTTAGATATCAAGATTCTAAAACTGTGGCCAAAATTAGTTGACCACTACAATACAATATCAATTAAACCGCGAAAAATAACCTGTCTTCTAATGGCTCATACATATTATTTTCTGAATAAAAGTAGTCGATATTATTTATTACAAGTAAAAGTTGTTAGCTTTTTATCATAAAAACACACAGTCCGAATACCCCAGCTCAATTCACCAACTAATTAAATAATATGCAGCTCTTATCAAAACGGTTCTTTCATATTTAGACCATAAAATGAAATTATAAAAGAATAATGTTTTAAGTTAAATGATTGATTTTGTAAGATTATACCCTCTAATCTGGCTTTTGCTAAATTCCAAAAATACGCTCATTATTAATTCCGTCGAAAACACAGAGCGACAAAATACTTGAATCATAAATATGTAATTGGCTGATTTAATGTGCAGATTTGAAGGCGCAGTTGTTACAGCCAAGAATAAAAATAGGAAATAAAAAAATGGCTAAGTACTTCCAATCAGAATATGAATTAGAGCGTTTTTTAGATAAGCAAATTGCAGCCGACTGTATTGACAGTTATTTAGATTCAGACGGTGTTATAAGTAATAGCTGTCAGATCTTTAATATCGCGGAAAGCGACATAAGTAATTTAGATTATTACACACTTAACTAATAGGGTTTATAAATGGCTTATATTGTTATTGGGCAGTCACATGATGAGCATGCCCTGAAAATACTAAATAAATTGAAAGCGAGAAATGTTGATGCATACTTACTGCAAACGCATGACTTTCCAAAAAAAGTAAAGTTTAGTTTTTCACCTAATGATGGCAATGGCAGTTTAACTTTAAGCTGCGGCACGCTTATTAATTTTAGTGATATTAAAGCTGTGTTTTGGCGTAGCTTTTCGGGCGTGTCCGATGAAGAGACTCGAGCCACTTATATGACTGAGCAGGGTATTGCTGCAAAGGATAGTATGGCCTGCTTAAGAACATGGTTTTACTTAGATAATGGCACTAAGTGGGTTAATGGCTGGGAGGCTTTTCAGCATCATCAAGAAAAACCGTATCAGTTACAAAAAATAAAAAATTTGGGCGTTAAAATTCCACAAACCTATGTTGGTAACAACATAGAAGATATAAAGCTTGCATATAAAAATTTAGAGCAAAGTATTTTTAAACCTGTTTTCGGTGGTGCGCATACAGAAATATTAACAGAATCTCACTTAGAAACAGGAAGAGTTGAAGCGGCGTTGGCTAAATCTCCCATTACAGTACAAGAGTTTATAACTGGCACTAATATACGAACCTATGTAATAGGTAAGCGTGTTATATCAATAGAGCTAAAAAGCGAGTTGGCTGATTTTAGAGTAGATGATGGTGCAAAGCTGATAGTGATTGATACACCTGAGTTAATAAAAAACCAAGCTATAGAAATAACAAAAGAGTTATACCTTAATTGGACCGCTATAGACTGGCGTATGGATAAAAGCGGCGAGTATTATTTTTTAGAAGCAAACCCTTCTCCCATGTTTATTGGTTTTGAAAAACAATCAGGCATTTCAATGTCCGATTATATTGTTGATTACATGTTAGAGCATTAATAATTAATAAACGGAGAATATATATGAAAGAGTTAGCTATTGTTGAGATGGAAGCCGTTAATGGTGGATTAGGTTGGGACGAAAATGGTAATTGGGTAGATTGCTTGCAAGCTATCCGTAAATTTTTCCCGTAATTTTTAAGTAGGTTAAACAGAAATGTTAGTTTTTACTGTTATGTGAATTCTTGGCGGAGTATCACGTAATAAATACGGCAATAATGCCATTAATGAGAGAGTAAATAAGGAAAATAAAATGCATCCATTTTCATTAGAAAAAACACAAGAAGAGCAAGTTGTAGGTGGCGTTGCCTCTAAAATTACTTATTTTGGCGGTTGTACAGAGGATGGCGGTGGTATCAATCCTACAGACCCAATTACAATGGCAATCCCTGAGGATGGTAACGACCCTCGTCCATTCCCACCAGAAGACTGGATGTAATTAAAAAATATGGTTTGAGATAGATTTTAACGTTACGTGAATTCTTGGCGGAGTATCACGTAATAAAACTGGCAATAATGCCATTAACGAGAAAGTAAATAAGGAAAAGAAAATGCACCCATTTTCATTAGAAGAAACACAAAATGAACAAGTTGTTGGCGGTAAAGGCAACTTTTATGTGACCCACCCTCTAAAAGAGACCGGTGGACCATTTGATCCGATCACTATGGCTCACCCAGAAGATGGTAACGACCCTCGTTTATTTCAACCAGAAGACTGGATGTAATTAAAAAATATAGTTTGAGATAGCTTTTAACGTTACGTGAGTTCTTGGCGGAGTATCACGTAATAAAACCGGCAATAAAGCCATTAATGAGAAAGTAAATAAGGAAAAGAAAATGCACCCATTTTCACTAGAAAAAGCACAAAATGAACAAGTTGTAGGCGGTAAAGGCGACTTTTATGTAACCCTCGCTTTAAAAGAGACAGGTGGTCCTGATCCGATCACTATGGCTATTCCAGAAGATGGTAACGATCCTCGCCCATTTCCTCCTGAAGAGTGGATGTAATACTCTTTAGGTGCGGGGTAACAGTGCCCCGAAGTATAAATAAAATTTACTTTAATAAACAATTTAAGGCAAAAAAATGATTCAGTTAAAAAATAAAGAAACAATATCTGCTATTTCAGGTGGTGTACATATGGACGAAAATGGTAATGGTTGTATCCCTCCATTTATTAATTTTCCTCCATTTATTATTAAGTGATAGTAGTAATAACGATTTAACTCGAAAGAGTAGATAATATTTTTGGTGGTGTAAAAATGGTTAAGGTTGTATTTGCATTCCACCTATTATCGTTATTGGCACATCACCATTTTAGGTAATGTAACGAAGCTATAAGATTAAAGCGGCTAGCTTTAGTTAACTTTAGAAGGGATAGCTAAAGCTGGCCTATTAACCGCTCGCACTAATTGTGTTGTGTGAGCATATAACAACTCGATGACTTAGCAAAAAAGCAACGAATAAGGAAAATAATAACATGAAAAATTTAAACGTAAATGAAATTCAAGAAGTGAGTGGGGGTGAGTTCTCCTTTGATGGCTGTTCTTTGCCGAGCTTCGGTGACATTGCTATTGGTTACGGTGTCGGCGGTGGTACAGGTATGACAATAGGAGCCGCGACAGGATATTCCTCAGCTGCAGCAGCTGGTGGTTTTATTGGTACTGCTTTGGCTGGTTCCTTTATGGGTGGGTACTCTTTAGGTGTAGGGATTAATCGCTTATTTGGTCAATGTGCCGTATAACACAACCATTCTCACGCCATTCATTTTTTGTGGCGTGAGATTTTAAGATTTTCTTCCAAAAGTTCATAATTTTATGAGGTTCGATATGATTTTATTCGCTCTTATATTTAGTATGTCTACTGTTATTTATTTTTTTTATAAAAATCCTTATTTTTTTAATAAATCAATGTCAGGATCTATTAATAAGTATAAAAAAGATATTAGTAGAGGTAGTAAAAGGATAGATTCTATTTTAATTCTTTTTAATATCATCATATGTGCTGTGGCTTCATATTCATCCTCAATTCCTAATTGAGAGTGGTATACCTTAATTTTAATTTATTAACTTTAGTTCTTCTGATATTTCAATCTGAAATTGCGGAATACGGTCTTGCCTCTACAGCTAGCCTCCATTAAAAATGGGGGGATTACCCATGCTATCAAGGGCACTAGTTGGACATGCCTGACATGCTTAACCGCTTTTCAGCTAATTTGAAAGGTATGAACTAGTAGTTAATTGAATTGGGTATAGTCGTGGTCTACAATGCCCGCTTGATGAAGAGCATAAGCTATAAATTTCATGTGTTTACATTGGGCTATGAATCACTTTGTGGTACTTACTAAAGTGCCTTTAAAGGGGGCTTTGGTTGAGTTTTCTATTAAACATCCAGCGTTTATTAGCGTAGTTTAACTAGTGAAGAATTTAGTAAGAATTTAGTAAGAATTTTACCGATGTTTTTTAGAGTTCACGGCAGCTAGTTAGTCTTAAGTTAAAAAAGAAAAATAGACTTCCTTAATTTTGAATATTTAAACGCTTCTGGCCTAAATTAAAAGGTGAAGTGAAAACCACAGGTAAGGCTACTCCCTCTTGTTGCTCTGCTCCCCGAATAATTTTCATTTACTTAAAGGTAAACTCTGTTTTAATAAGTAAAATAAAAAACGTCTTTATATTGTTTTCATCAATCGACTTTTGCTTTTTTACGCAATGTCCTCCTCCGGCTATTAGTGGTGTTATCTCATTCGGTATAAGCTTCATGCCCGACGATAATTTTTTAATTTTCTTTTTATTTAGTTTCATTTTCATCATTTATTTCAATAGATCGTGTCTAGCTCATTTAATCCTCGTAGAGATTATTTTGCAACCCAGTATGTTAATGGTTGTGGCTTTATATAAGTATTTTGAATTTTTTGTTTTAAGTGATTGAAATTTGCGGGCCGCTGTTAACTTTTAGCTTACTTATACAGTATCATCAGAATAAAAGATGTTCTAATCAAAAAAATAACAGTAATGGGTTATTAAGCCTGCAGAGGGTTTTGGTTGTTCTGATTGCTTGTTAATTACTTAAAAATAAAAGGATGTAGTAATGTCGAATAAAGTAAAAAGTGCTCCGTTTTTTGTTATACGTGTACCACGATTAAGTAATGAGCAGCTTTTACAGTTTAATGATGTAAATGCAGATACTAACAAAATACTAGAAAGCTGGTTAGCGATGGCAGGGGTGGAGGAAGCACTTTACCTTGCTAGTCCTTCACTGTTAGAGCGAATAACTCAGTGGCGTGAAAAATCGTATACAAAACAAGGTAAAAAAGTGGCTCATGCTTTGATTAAATACATGATAAGAATGTGTGCAAGACCAACACCTTTTGGGCTTTTTTCAGGTATTTGCAAAGGTGATATTGACTCGATTACGAGTTTAACCGTAGATGATTATACAATAGATGGCCGTAAAACACGTTTAGATGTATTTTATTTAAGTGCATTAAAAGATCACTTTGTTAAATATGCTTCCCGCTCAGACACTCTTAAATATAAACCTAATTCATCACACTATTTTATCGCTGATCAATGTCGCTACGTAGAAACTTACCTCTCAGATAAGTCTATGCAATATCGTTTGAGTGCGATCGAGAGTGATGAATACTTTCAATTTGTTTTAAATACAGCAACTCCCGGAATGTGTTTTAACGATTTATGTGAGTCATTTTACGCGCAGTATGAAGAGGCTAAAAAAGAAGAGGTTGAAGCGTATATTCAAGACTTAATCGATGAAGGCGTATTACTAGCTGATATACCTTTACCTTTGACTGGAGACTCTCCTGATTATGCCTTATTAAAATCGATTCAAACGATTAAAGAGGATGAAACGGCTGATCATCTCGCGACTGCCTTGGCACAAATGGAGCAATTAGATAACGACAAAACAGGAAGTATTGCGCCTTATAAGCAACTACTGACACATTTAGAACAATTGCCAGTTAAAGCAGAAGAAAATAAACTTTTCCAGGCTGATATTTATCGTAATTTTAGTACTTGTCAGCTGAGTGAATTGGAAGTTAATCGTGTGAAAAAGCAGCTAGAGCTACTGGCTGAATTAGGCGATACCGATAAATCTAATCCGCTGAGTAACTTTATCTTTAAGTTTAATGCTCGCTTTGAAGGGCAGTTTTTACCACTAGATGTAATTTTAGATGATGAGACTGGGATTGGGATTTCAAATGAAACTAGCTATGAAACACCCTTGTTAGCAGGGCTGCACCTTGCTCGCGCAGGAAGCATTTTAAATTCAACCGCAAGTATCAGTTTAATAGACTCAATTATTGAAGACGCTATCAGCCTTCCTGCTAATCGTCATAGAAATTGTATCGTGCTAACAAGTAAAGAATTGAAAAGTAAAATAGCGAATAAATATGCTACAAAAAGTTATCCTAGTTCTTTTGCTGCTATGTTAAGTCTTTATGAAGATGATAAAAAAAATCCAGTCTTTAAGTTTAATGGTTGTTATGGACCATCATCGGCAAATTTATTAGGTCGCTTTTGTCACTTAGATGAAAGTTTAAAAAATGCAGTGATAGAGGAGTTAAAACAAGAGCAAGCGCATTCACCCGATGTTATTTTTGCTGAAGTTGTCCATATGCCTGAAGGGCGGCCAGGTAATGTTATTGCTCGTCCGCATTTACGTGAATATGAAATCGTATTTATGGCAGATAGCAGCCTAAATAAGGAGTATCAAATACATTTAAGCGATTTATATGTATGGGTTGAAGGCCAGCACGTTAAGCTTTGGAGTAAGAGACTAAATAAACAAATTATTCCGCGTTTGTCATGCGCGCACAACTATTCATCGCATAGCCTTAGTGCTTATAAGTTTTTATGTATGTTACAACACCAAGACGGACGCCCTATTAACTTTTCTATGCCGCAAAGTACATCTAGACATAGTTTTGTTCCGCGAATAATGTTAGATAATTTAGTGCTGAGTGAAAAAACATGGCGCGTTGATAGAAAACACCTACAAGAAGTTTTTATTGATGGCCAGCTAGATTTAGATAAGCTTAATACTCTCTTCACTACCTACCAGTTAGATACACAAGTTTGCTATGCAATGTTTGATAATATTTTGCAGTTAGATTTGCGTAACTCTGATATGTTTGAAATTTTACTCGCAGAGACTAAGGGGCAAACTAAAGTTGAGTTGAAGGAGGTTTTATCTTCTAGTTTTTCGTCTCGCGTAAGAGATGAGTTTGGACATCATTATAATAATGAAATAATAGTGCCTTTTAGAAATACGCAAGCAAAAGTACATAAACACTTTGTAGATGAGCCTCTTGCAAATATATCAGCGTTGCCAATTAAACGACGATTTAGTGCAGGCTCTGAGTGGCTTAGTTTAAAAATTTATAGTGGTAACTCTTTAGTTGAGCAACTTTTGAGTGAGAAATTACTTCCACTCATTGAGTCGAATAAAAACTTGTTTAACAAGTGGTTTTTTATTAGATATTCAGATCCAGATTGGCATATTAGAGTTCGTTTTCACGGAGAGCCAAATATATTATGTGGCGAATTATTACCTTTATTAAATAACTTACTTGATCAAATGATCGAAAGCGGAGAGTTACATAAAGTAGAGTTAATGACCTATGAGCGAGAAGTTGAACGCTATGGAGGCCCTGAATCTATAGGTTTAGTTGAATCTTTATTTATGTATGACAGCTCGTTAGTTGCAAAAGCGTGTTTATTAGTAGATGACTACGGTGAAGATATACGTTGGCGAATAGCTCTAAACTATACACATAAGTTGCTTAATCTATTTGATTACAGCGACGCTGAGCGGTTAAATCTAATCAGCCATTTACGAGATGGTTTTGGTAATGAGTTTAATGAAAACAGTATTTTACGTAAGCAATTAGGTAACCGTTTTCGAGAGTACCAAGCGCAGTTAGATGATGATTTCAATAAACTAAACATTGCTGCTACAGATGAACTTGACGAAATTCAAACGCTTATTTCTAAGTTATTTAAGGAGTGGCTGAGTGATGCTGAGCCAGTAGTTAAAGTTTTAGTTAAGCTCATTAAAGAAAATAAACTTAACTGCACTCGAGATTCACTTTTAGGCTCTCTTTTACATATGCACAATAACCGAATGTTTAAAGCATATGGTAGAGAGCAAGAGTTTGTAATACATGACTTGTTAAGGCGAAAATACTTTTCGATGAGTAAAGTTAAGTAAAAAGGCGCGTTTAGAGAATTAATACCTTTAAACGCGCTTATATATTCCTTAAATCCTCGCTACAATAACCCTATTCTATTAGGTGTTACTTTGCTTAAGTTAAGATTCAGTAGTCATTGCTTAGCCTACTGAGTATTTGCACATGATGTGACTTACGTAATC comes from Pseudoalteromonas aliena SW19 and encodes:
- a CDS encoding IS30 family transposase — protein: MTDLSKRGLSDIEKLKAWFLWREGKTLSEIGLTLDRHAGSIFGVLKLKGGISPVQRKRRLSFLSLEEREDISRGLASGLSIRAIARNVEKAASTVSREIKRNGGIAKYRAVTADKNALERALRPKQCKLQKGNPLSDLVESKLLDDWSPEQISGWLKIKHPASSEMHISHETIYKTLFIPSRYIFEKAVLSYLRSKRKLRHGKRSTNKGIYKGIIDAKTIHERPHEIETRETLGHWEGDLISGSSNSHIATLVDRKTRYTALVQVNGKDTKNVVNALILKFNGLPKALKNTLTWDRGMELADHKRFTKNTNTDVYFCDPSSPWQRGTNENTNRLLRQYFPKKTSLHGFDQRYLDKIANKLNNRPRRILNYLTPNDMIKNHVALTT
- a CDS encoding ATP-grasp domain-containing protein, which encodes MAYIVIGQSHDEHALKILNKLKARNVDAYLLQTHDFPKKVKFSFSPNDGNGSLTLSCGTLINFSDIKAVFWRSFSGVSDEETRATYMTEQGIAAKDSMACLRTWFYLDNGTKWVNGWEAFQHHQEKPYQLQKIKNLGVKIPQTYVGNNIEDIKLAYKNLEQSIFKPVFGGAHTEILTESHLETGRVEAALAKSPITVQEFITGTNIRTYVIGKRVISIELKSELADFRVDDGAKLIVIDTPELIKNQAIEITKELYLNWTAIDWRMDKSGEYYFLEANPSPMFIGFEKQSGISMSDYIVDYMLEH
- a CDS encoding lantibiotic dehydratase; this encodes MSNKVKSAPFFVIRVPRLSNEQLLQFNDVNADTNKILESWLAMAGVEEALYLASPSLLERITQWREKSYTKQGKKVAHALIKYMIRMCARPTPFGLFSGICKGDIDSITSLTVDDYTIDGRKTRLDVFYLSALKDHFVKYASRSDTLKYKPNSSHYFIADQCRYVETYLSDKSMQYRLSAIESDEYFQFVLNTATPGMCFNDLCESFYAQYEEAKKEEVEAYIQDLIDEGVLLADIPLPLTGDSPDYALLKSIQTIKEDETADHLATALAQMEQLDNDKTGSIAPYKQLLTHLEQLPVKAEENKLFQADIYRNFSTCQLSELEVNRVKKQLELLAELGDTDKSNPLSNFIFKFNARFEGQFLPLDVILDDETGIGISNETSYETPLLAGLHLARAGSILNSTASISLIDSIIEDAISLPANRHRNCIVLTSKELKSKIANKYATKSYPSSFAAMLSLYEDDKKNPVFKFNGCYGPSSANLLGRFCHLDESLKNAVIEELKQEQAHSPDVIFAEVVHMPEGRPGNVIARPHLREYEIVFMADSSLNKEYQIHLSDLYVWVEGQHVKLWSKRLNKQIIPRLSCAHNYSSHSLSAYKFLCMLQHQDGRPINFSMPQSTSRHSFVPRIMLDNLVLSEKTWRVDRKHLQEVFIDGQLDLDKLNTLFTTYQLDTQVCYAMFDNILQLDLRNSDMFEILLAETKGQTKVELKEVLSSSFSSRVRDEFGHHYNNEIIVPFRNTQAKVHKHFVDEPLANISALPIKRRFSAGSEWLSLKIYSGNSLVEQLLSEKLLPLIESNKNLFNKWFFIRYSDPDWHIRVRFHGEPNILCGELLPLLNNLLDQMIESGELHKVELMTYEREVERYGGPESIGLVESLFMYDSSLVAKACLLVDDYGEDIRWRIALNYTHKLLNLFDYSDAERLNLISHLRDGFGNEFNENSILRKQLGNRFREYQAQLDDDFNKLNIAATDELDEIQTLISKLFKEWLSDAEPVVKVLVKLIKENKLNCTRDSLLGSLLHMHNNRMFKAYGREQEFVIHDLLRRKYFSMSKVK